The following proteins come from a genomic window of Pseudomonas cichorii:
- a CDS encoding sugar ABC transporter ATP-binding protein has translation MKVPVTVPQDPLVSTRGLGKSFGSSRVLQDIDLNLYPGEVVALLGANGAGKSTLVKILSGSHRHDAGELRVEGRALGFASPHEARRAGIVAVHQQVDEAVVPGFSVAENLVLDELCQPQGSIWSRRRRLHERAAQIAAGLDLHLPLDAAIESLGTAERQLVVLARALALKPRLLVLDEPTASLSATEAERLFALIDVLRGRGVSILYISHRLSDLQRIADRAIVLRDGRLAGEFAAPLDLAAAVRAMLGSELAPVVHQQTERGREVVQMRDCRLSEASTAFDLNLYRGEVVAMTGLLGAGKSEIAELLFGLRQPVAGVIELDGQRWAPASPREAIAGGVFMACEDRMRGSLVPGFSLTRTLTLPFLQRFSRGGFIDAGAEREAVQEHVQTLGIKCAGIDVPMETLSGGNQQKVVLARWLLGNGRLLILDEPFQGVDIRARREIGARIRASAGQRATLVICSDPDEALEIADRILVVRDASVVADYPRAGLQREQLVAHMAGVAPQPDINPLHRQGATLA, from the coding sequence ATGAAAGTGCCCGTAACGGTCCCTCAGGATCCCTTGGTCAGTACCCGTGGGCTGGGCAAGTCATTCGGTTCAAGCCGGGTCTTGCAGGACATCGACTTGAACCTTTATCCCGGTGAGGTTGTGGCCTTGCTGGGGGCCAATGGTGCGGGCAAATCCACCCTGGTGAAAATCCTCTCTGGCAGCCATCGCCATGATGCGGGCGAGTTGCGGGTCGAGGGCAGGGCGCTGGGTTTTGCTTCCCCTCATGAAGCGCGGCGCGCCGGTATCGTTGCGGTTCACCAGCAGGTTGACGAGGCGGTGGTGCCGGGTTTCAGCGTGGCCGAGAATCTGGTGCTGGATGAACTGTGTCAGCCGCAAGGTTCCATCTGGAGCAGGCGGCGACGTCTGCATGAGCGTGCCGCCCAGATCGCGGCAGGTCTGGATTTGCACTTGCCGCTGGACGCGGCCATCGAAAGCCTCGGCACGGCTGAGCGGCAACTGGTGGTGCTGGCTCGTGCGCTGGCGCTCAAGCCCCGCTTGCTGGTGCTGGATGAGCCCACGGCGTCCTTGTCGGCTACCGAGGCTGAGCGACTGTTCGCGTTGATCGACGTTCTGCGCGGGCGCGGGGTCAGCATTCTCTACATTTCCCATCGCCTGTCAGATTTGCAGCGCATTGCAGACCGGGCGATTGTGCTGCGCGATGGACGTCTGGCGGGCGAGTTCGCCGCACCGCTGGACCTGGCCGCTGCCGTGCGGGCCATGCTCGGCAGCGAACTGGCGCCTGTGGTTCACCAACAGACCGAGCGCGGGCGTGAAGTGGTGCAGATGCGCGATTGTCGACTCAGTGAAGCCAGCACGGCTTTCGATCTGAATCTGTACCGAGGCGAAGTGGTCGCCATGACTGGCCTGCTTGGGGCTGGCAAGAGTGAGATAGCCGAACTTCTTTTCGGCCTGCGTCAGCCTGTGGCGGGCGTTATCGAACTGGATGGCCAGCGCTGGGCTCCGGCATCGCCACGCGAGGCCATTGCGGGCGGTGTATTCATGGCCTGCGAGGACCGCATGCGTGGCTCATTGGTGCCGGGCTTTTCCCTGACGCGAACCCTGACCTTGCCGTTTTTGCAGCGATTCAGTCGTGGCGGTTTTATTGATGCTGGCGCAGAACGCGAAGCGGTGCAGGAGCATGTGCAAACCCTGGGCATCAAGTGTGCGGGTATTGATGTGCCGATGGAGACGCTTTCTGGAGGCAATCAACAGAAAGTGGTGCTGGCCCGCTGGTTGCTGGGCAATGGTCGCTTGCTGATTCTCGATGAGCCGTTTCAGGGCGTGGATATCCGCGCCCGCCGGGAAATCGGTGCTCGGATTCGTGCCAGCGCCGGTCAGCGCGCCACGCTGGTGATCTGCTCCGACCCCGACGAAGCGCTGGAAATCGCCGACCGTATTCTGGTGGTGCGTGACGCCAGTGTGGTGGCCGATTACCCGCGTGCCGGTCTGCAACGCGAGCAACTGGTCGCGCACATGGCGGGCGTAGCGCCGCAACCTGACATCAACCCTCTGCATCGCCAAGGAGCCACGCTTGCCTGA
- a CDS encoding ABC transporter permease, which yields MPESTSSHSLKPRPWESLLRFTIHYGLLLLLAWVVVLFSVLEPAFLRVGNLFIILQSVSIVALLALGVTLSMSVGGLDLSIGAVAAMSLMCASYVMVVLDWGPLPAIFISLACGALVGLLNGFLIVRMGIPDILATLGSMFLIIGLQLIPTGGRSIAVGMTLPNGDEASGSFSAAFLAIGRARLWDTVPVPVLVMLVVALLVWGFLELTRFGRVFYAIGGNERAARLAGASVEKYKLLAYVLSALLASLGGLLLAARLGRGDVSSGNGLVLDALGAALIGFAVLGARKPNAFGTLVGALLVATLLNGLTMLNAPYYTQDFVKGAVLVLALMFTFGLAQRAR from the coding sequence TTGCCTGAGTCGACGTCTTCACATTCCCTGAAACCACGGCCATGGGAATCATTGTTGCGTTTCACCATTCATTACGGGCTTTTGCTGCTCCTGGCGTGGGTGGTGGTGCTGTTTTCGGTACTGGAACCTGCGTTTTTGCGGGTCGGCAATCTGTTCATCATTCTGCAGTCGGTGTCCATCGTGGCGCTGCTGGCTCTGGGTGTGACCCTGAGCATGTCGGTGGGCGGGCTCGACTTGTCCATCGGTGCGGTGGCCGCCATGAGCCTGATGTGTGCCAGCTACGTCATGGTGGTTCTGGACTGGGGGCCGCTGCCGGCGATTTTCATCAGTCTTGCCTGTGGGGCGCTGGTGGGATTACTCAACGGATTTCTGATCGTACGCATGGGCATCCCGGACATTCTGGCGACCCTGGGCAGCATGTTCCTGATCATTGGCCTGCAACTGATTCCTACCGGTGGCCGCTCCATTGCGGTCGGCATGACCTTGCCCAACGGTGACGAAGCTTCCGGCAGTTTCAGTGCGGCCTTTCTGGCGATTGGCCGTGCGCGGCTATGGGACACGGTGCCGGTTCCGGTGCTGGTCATGCTGGTGGTCGCGCTACTGGTCTGGGGCTTTCTTGAGCTGACCCGCTTTGGCCGGGTGTTCTACGCCATCGGTGGCAACGAGCGGGCGGCGCGGCTGGCCGGTGCTTCGGTGGAGAAATACAAGCTGCTGGCCTATGTGCTCTCGGCGTTGCTGGCTTCACTGGGCGGCCTGTTGCTGGCGGCCCGTCTGGGACGTGGCGATGTCAGCTCCGGCAATGGTCTGGTGCTGGATGCGCTGGGGGCGGCACTGATCGGTTTCGCCGTGCTCGGTGCCCGCAAGCCCAATGCCTTTGGCACGCTGGTGGGTGCGTTGCTGGTTGCAACCTTGCTCAACGGCCTGACCATGCTCAATGCACCTTATTACACCCAGGATTTCGTCAAGGGCGCGGTACTGGTCCTGGCGCTGATGTTTACCTTCGGCCTCGCGCAACGGGCGCGCTGA